From a single Azospirillum fermentarium genomic region:
- a CDS encoding PAS domain-containing protein gives MSSSISPTELRPWKDNIVIFEIVGDDDFVYSYYGKALERAWGHSRLGHTLDALPDDQRRLVRGEYDTALRERLPIARLHTGDFDGVTRAFERLVLPLSNDGVTVDKLMVCAYEVTGAEASEAGASEAGASGIGAAPPPDAPDAVPPEPAPETVAETTPETAPEAPLSTNTASESTAPESTDDAAVGQGPADETAPDGAPAGEPPVQDPPTEDRLPDGPIPDGPPTEKPAPSPLAAHAETADIADTNTTIILLPGATA, from the coding sequence GTGTCATCCAGCATTTCCCCCACGGAGCTACGCCCGTGGAAGGATAATATTGTCATCTTCGAAATCGTCGGTGACGACGACTTCGTGTATTCCTACTATGGCAAGGCTCTGGAACGGGCCTGGGGCCATTCCCGACTTGGCCATACCCTGGACGCGCTGCCCGATGACCAGCGGCGTCTGGTGCGCGGGGAATACGACACGGCCCTGCGCGAACGCCTGCCCATCGCCCGCCTCCACACCGGGGATTTCGACGGCGTGACCCGCGCGTTCGAACGGCTGGTGCTGCCGCTGTCCAACGACGGCGTCACCGTGGACAAGCTGATGGTCTGCGCCTACGAAGTGACCGGGGCTGAGGCTTCCGAAGCCGGGGCTTCCGAGGCCGGGGCCTCCGGGATCGGGGCGGCCCCCCCGCCGGACGCACCGGATGCGGTCCCCCCCGAACCGGCGCCGGAGACTGTGGCCGAAACCACCCCGGAAACCGCGCCCGAAGCCCCCCTCTCCACGAACACGGCCTCCGAGAGCACAGCCCCCGAAAGCACGGACGATGCGGCTGTGGGACAAGGCCCGGCGGATGAAACGGCCCCGGACGGCGCACCCGCCGGCGAGCCGCCCGTCCAGGATCCGCCCACCGAAGACCGGCTCCCCGACGGTCCGATCCCCGACGGTCCGCCCACGGAAAAACCCGCGCCGAGCCCCCTCGCGGCCCACGCCGAGACCGCGGACATCGCCGACACCAACACGACCATCATTCTCCTGCCGGGAGCCACGGCATGA
- a CDS encoding DNA translocase FtsK, giving the protein MTPRMPHVIAPVTQSGIVTADEFNLWCALNGRPFNLTAMAAGDGRLSWAVEVLPGTPRAGTVYSTGMSDEALAVVAGFAFLAGVEWADEVRVEEEPDAVPAPVPAALPLAEEAPAVDAPPVTAAAADAPDADFPGADAPAEADAVTEEAPVPEDVAPENPVDDAAMDEDAGAAHAEDGAGPDDADGFDAAAADEEDGDGDEEEEEDVDGETAEEEPFDDSYHLPPVHLLQSPPPAPPQQHDETVLAHNARMLETVLKNFRVRGEIMEVRPGPVVTLYEFEPAPGTKSATVINLTDDIARSMSAVTARIAIVPGRSVIGVELPNPVREMVYLREMLQSDIFQNSTQNLAIALGKDIGGSPVVADLARMPHLLVAGTTGSGKSVAINTMILSLLYRLPPERCRFIMVDPKMLELSVYDGIPHLLTPVVTDPKKAVVALRWAVREMESRYEAMSKLGVRNIEGYNARITEMIANGETMPRRVPPGGADDGLIDLTPTEPVALPFIVVIVDEMADLMLVAGKEIEAAIQRLAQMARAAGIHLIMATQRPSVDVITGTIKANFPTRISFQVTSRIDSRTILGEAGAEQLLGQGDMLYMQGGGRITRVHGPFVSDSEVEEIVHYVKAQGAPNYVTAITEEEDDAISADEDEGGGGNSADDLYMQAVTTVVRDQRVSISSIQRQLQIGYNRAARLVERMEQERIVTPPNHQGKREVLMSTAGLSAKRAGV; this is encoded by the coding sequence ATGACGCCGCGTATGCCTCATGTGATCGCCCCCGTTACCCAGTCGGGCATCGTCACCGCCGATGAATTCAATCTGTGGTGCGCGCTGAACGGGCGCCCCTTCAACCTCACCGCCATGGCGGCGGGGGACGGGCGCCTGTCATGGGCGGTGGAGGTGCTGCCCGGCACCCCGCGCGCCGGCACCGTCTATTCCACCGGGATGAGCGACGAGGCGCTGGCCGTGGTGGCCGGCTTTGCCTTCCTGGCCGGCGTGGAATGGGCCGACGAGGTGCGCGTGGAGGAGGAACCCGATGCCGTGCCCGCCCCGGTTCCGGCAGCCCTTCCCCTGGCCGAAGAGGCCCCCGCGGTTGACGCCCCCCCGGTGACCGCGGCCGCCGCGGACGCCCCCGACGCAGACTTCCCCGGCGCGGACGCCCCAGCGGAAGCGGACGCCGTGACGGAGGAAGCCCCGGTCCCTGAAGACGTGGCCCCGGAAAACCCGGTGGATGACGCCGCCATGGACGAGGATGCCGGCGCGGCCCACGCGGAAGACGGCGCCGGTCCCGACGACGCCGACGGTTTCGACGCCGCCGCCGCCGATGAGGAGGACGGGGACGGGGACGAGGAGGAAGAGGAGGACGTTGACGGGGAGACGGCGGAGGAAGAGCCCTTCGACGATTCCTATCACCTGCCGCCCGTGCATCTGCTGCAATCGCCGCCGCCGGCCCCGCCGCAGCAGCACGACGAAACCGTGCTGGCCCACAACGCCCGCATGCTGGAAACGGTGCTGAAGAACTTCCGCGTCCGCGGCGAGATCATGGAGGTGCGCCCCGGCCCGGTGGTGACGCTCTATGAATTCGAACCGGCCCCCGGCACCAAATCGGCCACCGTCATCAACCTGACCGACGACATCGCCCGGTCCATGAGCGCGGTCACCGCCCGCATCGCCATCGTGCCGGGCCGCAGCGTCATCGGCGTGGAACTGCCCAACCCGGTGCGGGAGATGGTGTATCTGCGCGAGATGCTGCAGTCCGACATCTTCCAGAACTCCACGCAGAATCTGGCCATCGCACTGGGCAAGGACATCGGCGGGTCGCCGGTGGTGGCCGATCTGGCGCGCATGCCGCACCTGCTGGTGGCCGGCACCACCGGGTCGGGCAAGTCGGTGGCCATCAACACCATGATCCTGTCGCTGCTCTACCGGCTGCCGCCGGAGCGCTGCCGATTCATCATGGTCGATCCCAAGATGCTGGAGCTGTCGGTCTATGACGGCATCCCCCATCTGCTGACGCCTGTGGTCACCGACCCGAAAAAGGCGGTGGTGGCCCTGCGCTGGGCGGTGCGGGAGATGGAAAGCCGGTACGAGGCCATGTCCAAGCTGGGCGTGCGCAACATCGAAGGCTACAACGCCCGCATCACCGAAATGATCGCCAACGGCGAGACCATGCCGCGCCGCGTGCCCCCCGGCGGCGCCGACGACGGCCTGATCGACCTGACGCCCACCGAGCCGGTGGCCCTGCCCTTCATCGTCGTCATCGTGGACGAGATGGCCGACCTGATGCTGGTGGCCGGCAAGGAGATCGAAGCGGCGATCCAGCGTCTGGCCCAGATGGCGCGCGCCGCCGGCATCCACCTGATCATGGCGACCCAGCGGCCCAGCGTGGACGTCATCACCGGCACCATCAAGGCCAACTTCCCCACCCGCATCAGCTTCCAGGTGACCTCGCGCATCGACAGCCGCACCATCCTGGGCGAAGCGGGGGCCGAACAGCTTCTGGGTCAGGGCGACATGCTCTACATGCAGGGCGGCGGCCGCATCACCCGCGTCCACGGCCCCTTCGTCTCGGATTCGGAAGTGGAGGAGATCGTCCATTACGTGAAAGCCCAGGGTGCGCCCAACTACGTCACCGCCATCACCGAGGAAGAGGACGACGCCATCTCCGCCGACGAGGACGAGGGCGGCGGCGGCAATTCCGCCGACGACCTCTACATGCAGGCGGTAACCACGGTGGTGCGCGACCAGCGGGTCTCGATCAGCTCGATCCAGCGCCAGCTCCAGATCGGCTACAACCGTGCCGCCCGTCTGGTGGAGCGCATGGAGCAGGAGCGCATCGTCACCCCCCCGAACCACCAGGGCAAGCGCGAGGTGCTGATGTCCACCGCCGGGCTGTCGGCCAAGCGGGCGGGGGTGTGA
- a CDS encoding DMT family transporter translates to MAGIAWMMAATLVFVTQDATSRVLLHAYPVAEVAWARFTIHTVLAAAVVLVRSPALLRANRPGWQVVRSLLLFGVSMLMMVALQLMPFMDIAAIVAVTPVLVTALSVPLLGETVGWRRWLGVLVGLAGAMMVAGPASTAFRWAVAVPLLIALTNALYQIVTRKLGPEDHPLTTSVYTALVGAVGTTLFLPLAWVTPDAAGWALMLVLGLAGTLSHYCMIRAYTAATASVVAPFGYMTLVWAAGYSLLLFAEIPGTMTIAGSLVIAASGLYILYRERTVKGVE, encoded by the coding sequence TTGGCGGGCATTGCCTGGATGATGGCGGCGACGCTTGTGTTCGTGACCCAGGACGCCACGTCGCGCGTGCTGCTCCACGCCTATCCGGTGGCGGAGGTGGCGTGGGCGCGTTTCACCATCCACACGGTTCTGGCCGCCGCCGTGGTTCTGGTGCGCTCGCCGGCCCTGCTGCGCGCCAACCGGCCGGGGTGGCAGGTGGTGCGGTCGCTCCTGCTGTTCGGGGTGTCCATGCTGATGATGGTGGCGCTCCAGCTCATGCCCTTCATGGACATCGCGGCCATCGTGGCGGTGACGCCGGTGCTGGTGACGGCGCTGTCGGTGCCGCTGCTGGGCGAAACCGTGGGGTGGCGCCGCTGGCTGGGGGTGCTGGTGGGGCTGGCGGGGGCGATGATGGTGGCCGGCCCGGCCAGCACGGCCTTTCGCTGGGCGGTGGCGGTGCCGCTGCTGATCGCGCTGACCAACGCGCTCTATCAGATCGTCACCCGCAAGCTGGGGCCGGAGGATCACCCGCTGACCACCTCGGTCTATACCGCCCTGGTGGGGGCGGTGGGCACCACCCTGTTCCTGCCGCTGGCGTGGGTGACGCCCGATGCCGCCGGGTGGGCGCTGATGCTGGTGCTGGGGCTGGCGGGCACGCTCAGCCATTACTGCATGATCCGCGCCTACACCGCGGCCACCGCGTCGGTGGTGGCGCCGTTCGGGTACATGACGCTGGTGTGGGCCGCCGGCTATTCCCTGCTGCTGTTCGCCGAGATCCCCGGCACCATGACCATCGCCGGCTCACTGGTCATCGCCGCCAGCGGCCTCTACATCCTCTACCGCGAGCGCACGGTGAAGGGGGTGGAATAA
- a CDS encoding type II toxin-antitoxin system CcdA family antitoxin, which produces MNHARRSETGYDADAPKTRLNITVNEDLVRTAQAYTDNLSGTIESLLATWMQEQRRKQDDDRTHREKVVAAWNAFDETHGRFADEWNHAFTPDHDAYSTPFTVRSR; this is translated from the coding sequence ATGAACCACGCGCGGCGCTCCGAAACGGGATATGATGCCGACGCCCCCAAGACGCGCCTCAACATCACCGTCAACGAAGATCTGGTGCGCACGGCTCAAGCCTATACGGACAACCTGTCCGGCACCATCGAATCGCTGCTCGCCACATGGATGCAGGAGCAGCGGCGCAAACAGGACGACGACCGCACGCATCGGGAAAAAGTCGTCGCCGCCTGGAATGCGTTCGATGAGACCCATGGGCGCTTCGCGGACGAGTGGAACCACGCATTCACCCCGGACCACGACGCTTATTCCACCCCCTTCACCGTGCGCTCGCGGTAG
- a CDS encoding pentapeptide repeat-containing protein, whose protein sequence is MAFRKSQHGGARANLKMADLSHLDMTNADLSDADLSGAKLFSVRLTGANLSGANLYAADLRLANMERADLRRADLRGACLRGAVLSEAVLVEVDLRDGTLLHYTAGGELREHSHDNSVLNAELTAATLRAADLTRAKMANSFVMQSDLTDAILRGAKFQRANLSNANLTGCDLTDADLSEANLSGARLSGAVMTGAAIGRANFTNANLIGAILDSGQLRSGALSGAVLAKALEDQDGGELHRIITLHLAWIDSSGKDGRRADLSSLDLSGKRLDGVNISAGVLQCVTLRGASMVGAVLAIADLSLADLRKTDFSHADLRGVNFERATLTNANLTKALLSPVQIQGASGHLWRANLQRARMSMAILAGADLSKANMAGANLSGADLRGANLAGANLTGCVFSGADLGGANLEGAITAETVGLV, encoded by the coding sequence ATGGCCTTTCGCAAGAGCCAGCACGGCGGCGCGCGCGCCAACCTGAAGATGGCCGACCTGTCCCATCTGGACATGACCAACGCCGACCTGTCCGACGCCGACCTGTCGGGGGCCAAGCTGTTCAGCGTGCGGCTGACCGGCGCCAATCTCAGCGGCGCCAACCTCTACGCCGCCGACCTGCGGCTGGCGAACATGGAGCGGGCCGACCTGCGCCGCGCCGACCTGCGCGGGGCCTGCCTGCGGGGGGCGGTCCTGTCGGAAGCGGTGCTGGTGGAGGTGGACCTGCGCGACGGCACCCTGCTGCATTACACCGCGGGCGGGGAACTGCGCGAGCACAGCCACGACAACAGCGTGCTGAACGCGGAACTGACCGCGGCCACCCTGCGCGCCGCCGACCTGACGCGGGCGAAGATGGCCAATTCCTTCGTCATGCAGTCGGACCTGACCGACGCCATCCTGCGCGGCGCCAAGTTCCAGCGGGCCAACCTGTCCAACGCCAACCTGACCGGCTGCGACCTGACCGACGCCGACCTGTCGGAGGCCAACCTGTCGGGCGCCCGGCTGTCGGGCGCGGTGATGACCGGGGCGGCCATCGGGCGGGCCAATTTCACCAACGCCAATCTGATCGGCGCCATCCTCGATTCCGGGCAGCTTCGCTCAGGCGCCCTGTCGGGGGCGGTGCTGGCCAAGGCGCTGGAGGATCAGGACGGCGGCGAGCTGCACCGCATCATCACCCTGCATCTGGCCTGGATCGACAGCAGCGGCAAGGACGGCCGGCGCGCCGACCTGTCGTCGCTGGACCTGTCGGGCAAGCGGCTGGACGGGGTGAACATCTCGGCCGGCGTGCTGCAATGCGTGACGTTGCGCGGGGCGTCGATGGTGGGGGCGGTGCTGGCCATCGCCGACCTGTCGCTGGCCGATCTGCGCAAGACCGATTTCTCCCACGCCGACCTGCGGGGGGTGAATTTCGAGCGGGCCACCCTGACCAATGCCAACCTGACCAAGGCCCTGCTCAGCCCCGTGCAGATCCAGGGGGCCAGCGGGCATCTGTGGCGGGCCAACCTTCAGCGCGCGCGCATGAGCATGGCGATCCTGGCCGGGGCCGACCTGTCCAAGGCCAACATGGCCGGGGCCAACCTCAGCGGCGCCGACCTGCGCGGCGCCAATCTGGCCGGGGCCAACCTGACCGGCTGCGTCTTCAGCGGCGCCGACCTGGGCGGCGCCAACCTGGAGGGCGCCATCACCGCCGAAACGGTGGGGCTGGTCTGA
- a CDS encoding YqaA family protein: MLQRLYQWTMEKAASRHSRGWLAAVSFAESSFFPIPPDLLMIPMILADRKRAWSIAALATVASVVGGIAGYLIGFFLYETIGRWVIDLYHLEGQFDTLRQTFVDYGAEILILKGMTPIPYKLLTITAGVAHLNMGIFIGASIISRSMRFFLVAALLYWCGEPIRAFIEKRLTLVTTVFAVLLVGGFLAVKLL; this comes from the coding sequence ATGCTGCAGCGCCTGTATCAATGGACCATGGAAAAGGCCGCCTCCCGCCACAGCCGGGGGTGGCTGGCGGCGGTGTCCTTTGCCGAAAGCTCGTTCTTCCCCATCCCGCCGGATCTGCTGATGATCCCGATGATCCTGGCCGACCGCAAGCGGGCCTGGTCCATCGCGGCGCTGGCGACGGTGGCGTCGGTGGTGGGGGGGATCGCCGGCTATCTGATCGGCTTCTTCCTGTACGAGACCATCGGGCGCTGGGTCATCGACCTCTATCACCTGGAGGGGCAGTTCGACACCCTGCGCCAGACCTTTGTCGATTATGGCGCCGAGATCCTGATCCTGAAGGGCATGACGCCCATCCCGTACAAGCTGCTGACCATCACCGCGGGCGTGGCGCACCTGAATATGGGGATCTTCATCGGGGCGTCGATCATCTCGCGCTCCATGCGCTTCTTCCTGGTGGCGGCCCTGCTGTACTGGTGCGGGGAGCCGATCCGCGCCTTCATCGAAAAGCGGCTGACGCTGGTCACCACGGTGTTCGCCGTGCTGCTGGTGGGCGGCTTCCTGGCGGTGAAGCTGCTGTGA
- the msrA gene encoding peptide-methionine (S)-S-oxide reductase MsrA, which translates to MLGHLFRKPLTIPTPHDALPGRDEPMPIPARHAVSGHPLAPPYPAGTETVDLGLGCFWGAERRFWTTPGVWVTAAGYQGGHTPNPTYDEVCSGGTGHTEVVRVVFDPAKITFDALLRVFWESHDPTQGMRQGNDIGTQYRSAIYTHSDAQAAAALASRDAYAAALGAGGFGAVTTEIRPAPPFYFAEGYHQQYLAKNPNGYCGLGGTGIACPG; encoded by the coding sequence ATGCTGGGCCACCTCTTCCGCAAACCCCTGACCATCCCGACGCCGCACGATGCCCTGCCCGGACGGGACGAGCCGATGCCCATCCCCGCCCGCCACGCGGTCAGCGGCCATCCCCTGGCCCCGCCCTATCCCGCGGGAACCGAGACCGTCGATCTGGGGCTGGGCTGCTTCTGGGGGGCCGAGCGGCGGTTCTGGACCACGCCCGGCGTGTGGGTGACGGCGGCGGGCTATCAGGGCGGGCATACCCCCAACCCCACCTATGACGAGGTGTGCAGCGGCGGCACCGGCCATACGGAGGTGGTGCGCGTGGTGTTCGACCCGGCGAAAATCACCTTCGACGCGCTGCTGCGGGTGTTCTGGGAAAGCCATGACCCCACCCAGGGCATGCGCCAGGGCAACGACATCGGCACCCAGTACCGCTCGGCCATCTACACCCATTCCGATGCCCAGGCCGCGGCGGCGCTGGCGTCGCGCGATGCCTATGCCGCGGCGCTGGGGGCCGGCGGATTCGGCGCCGTGACCACCGAGATCCGCCCGGCCCCGCCTTTTTATTTCGCCGAAGGCTACCACCAGCAGTATCTGGCGAAGAACCCCAACGGCTATTGCGGGTTGGGCGGCACCGGCATCGCCTGCCCCGGCTGA
- the ybaL gene encoding YbaL family putative K(+) efflux transporter, which translates to MFHVPPLIATIAIGLVMAFALGFAARRFGLPPLVGYLLAGIAVGPHTPGFVGDGELVSQLAEVGVILLMFGVGLHFSIGDLWAVRRVALPGAVVQILVATAIGAGVSLLWGWDLNAGLVFGLSLSVASTVVLLRALESRRALDTRDGRIAVGWLVVEDLVTVMALVLLPALAPGKDAGGGGGFPWMELGLTLAKVGLFAAVMLIAGRRVLPWLLGQVARTGSRELFTLAVLAAALGIALVSASLFGVSLALGAFFAGMVLSESDLSYEAAAKSLPLQDAFAVLFFVSVGMLFDPMVLVRDPLPVLATLGIVIIGKSLAALVLVVLLGHSMRTGLTISASLAQVGEFSFILTGLGVALGLMPSEGRDLVLAAALLSITLNPAVFAAVDRLAEWIGRSNLSRPAWWPHAGDPAPTVPHGEAPHLRDHAIVVGHGRVGALVCRMLADRGRPFVVVEQDRRRAEELRARGLTVVWGDGGEPEVLEAAGVKKARLVVLAAPGTVQGRRVVTSAKTLNTLVDVVVRAAGEEEMGWLDRNGVGMAAMGERELSLAIGAYALARLGVPEAEARVLVQRFRATLRVGEGLNGDGSPAPELRPRREDEPAESAL; encoded by the coding sequence ATGTTCCATGTTCCGCCGTTGATCGCCACCATCGCCATCGGACTGGTGATGGCCTTCGCCCTTGGCTTCGCCGCCCGGCGTTTCGGCCTGCCGCCGCTGGTGGGGTATCTGCTGGCGGGGATCGCGGTGGGGCCGCACACGCCGGGGTTCGTCGGCGACGGCGAGCTGGTGTCGCAACTGGCCGAGGTGGGCGTCATCCTGCTGATGTTCGGGGTGGGGCTGCATTTTTCCATCGGTGATTTGTGGGCGGTGCGCCGGGTGGCGCTGCCGGGGGCGGTGGTGCAGATCCTGGTCGCCACCGCCATCGGGGCGGGGGTGTCGCTGCTGTGGGGGTGGGATCTCAACGCCGGGCTGGTGTTCGGCCTGTCCTTGTCGGTGGCCAGCACGGTGGTTCTGCTGCGGGCCCTGGAAAGCCGCCGCGCGCTCGACACCCGCGACGGGCGCATCGCGGTGGGCTGGCTGGTGGTGGAGGATCTGGTCACGGTGATGGCGCTGGTGCTGCTGCCGGCGCTGGCCCCCGGCAAGGACGCGGGCGGGGGCGGCGGCTTCCCGTGGATGGAACTGGGGCTGACGCTGGCCAAGGTGGGGCTGTTCGCGGCGGTGATGCTGATCGCCGGGCGGCGGGTGCTGCCGTGGCTCTTGGGACAGGTGGCGCGCACCGGATCGCGCGAGCTGTTCACGCTGGCGGTGCTGGCCGCGGCGCTGGGTATCGCGCTGGTGTCGGCGTCGCTGTTCGGGGTGTCGCTGGCGCTGGGCGCCTTCTTTGCCGGCATGGTGCTGAGCGAAAGCGACCTCAGCTACGAGGCCGCGGCCAAGAGCCTGCCGCTGCAGGATGCCTTTGCCGTGCTGTTCTTCGTGTCGGTGGGCATGCTGTTCGACCCGATGGTGCTGGTGCGCGACCCGCTGCCGGTGCTGGCGACGCTGGGCATCGTGATCATCGGCAAATCCCTGGCCGCACTGGTGCTGGTGGTGCTGCTGGGCCATTCCATGCGCACCGGCCTGACCATTTCCGCCAGCCTGGCGCAGGTGGGCGAGTTTTCCTTCATCCTGACCGGGCTGGGGGTGGCGCTGGGGCTGATGCCCAGCGAAGGGCGTGATCTGGTGCTGGCGGCCGCCTTGCTGTCGATCACCCTCAACCCGGCGGTGTTCGCCGCCGTAGACCGTCTGGCGGAATGGATCGGGCGATCCAACCTCAGCCGTCCGGCGTGGTGGCCCCACGCCGGCGACCCCGCCCCCACGGTCCCCCATGGGGAGGCGCCGCACCTGCGCGATCATGCCATCGTGGTGGGGCACGGGCGGGTGGGGGCGCTGGTGTGCCGGATGCTGGCCGACCGGGGCCGCCCGTTCGTGGTGGTGGAGCAGGACCGCCGTCGGGCGGAGGAGCTGCGCGCCCGCGGCCTGACCGTGGTGTGGGGCGACGGCGGCGAGCCGGAGGTGCTGGAGGCCGCCGGGGTGAAGAAGGCGCGGCTGGTGGTGCTGGCCGCCCCCGGCACGGTGCAGGGGCGCCGGGTGGTGACCAGCGCCAAGACCCTCAACACCCTGGTGGACGTGGTGGTCCGCGCCGCCGGGGAGGAGGAGATGGGGTGGCTGGACAGGAACGGTGTGGGCATGGCGGCCATGGGCGAGCGGGAATTGTCGCTGGCCATCGGCGCCTATGCCCTGGCCCGCCTGGGCGTGCCGGAGGCGGAGGCCCGTGTTCTGGTCCAGCGCTTCCGCGCCACCTTGCGGGTGGGGGAGGGGCTGAACGGCGACGGCTCCCCCGCCCCCGAACTGCGCCCCCGCCGCGAGGACGAACCCGCGGAATCCGCCTTGTAA
- a CDS encoding TrmH family RNA methyltransferase, which produces MTSRSGPGRPRGGRPIPPKAPVRAEEPRKTLRIAGLAAVSALFARDAERVERLFFDARLKDAAGDFCRTMAAFRRPYRMVDAEELAKVAGTVLHGGIVAVTTPRPVPPLDTADVPRWAVARQPLLLLDGVGNPHNLGAIVRTAAFFGLPRLVVSDHPAQALPSEAAYRVAEGGFEWLELWRAERFAATLKRLKPAYRVIGTALDPKRPTVGVEALTRPGPPIALILGNEEEGLPRATLDACDAVLTIPGSGRVQSLNVAATAAILINALAAGRV; this is translated from the coding sequence GTGACGTCCCGGTCCGGTCCCGGCCGCCCCCGCGGGGGGCGCCCCATCCCCCCCAAGGCCCCGGTACGGGCGGAGGAGCCGCGCAAGACCCTGCGCATCGCCGGTCTTGCCGCGGTATCGGCCCTGTTCGCCCGCGATGCGGAACGGGTGGAGCGGCTGTTCTTCGACGCCCGGCTGAAGGACGCGGCGGGGGATTTCTGCCGCACCATGGCCGCGTTCCGCCGTCCCTACCGCATGGTGGACGCCGAGGAACTGGCGAAGGTGGCGGGCACGGTGCTGCACGGTGGCATCGTCGCGGTCACCACGCCCCGCCCGGTGCCGCCGCTGGACACCGCCGACGTTCCCCGCTGGGCGGTGGCGCGGCAGCCGCTGCTGCTGCTGGACGGGGTGGGCAACCCGCACAATCTGGGCGCCATCGTCCGCACCGCCGCCTTTTTCGGGCTGCCGCGGCTGGTGGTGTCCGACCACCCGGCCCAGGCCCTGCCGTCGGAGGCCGCCTACCGCGTGGCCGAGGGCGGCTTCGAATGGCTGGAGCTGTGGCGGGCCGAGCGTTTCGCCGCCACGCTGAAGCGGCTGAAGCCCGCCTACCGCGTCATCGGCACGGCACTCGACCCCAAGCGCCCCACGGTCGGGGTGGAGGCGCTGACCCGCCCCGGCCCGCCCATTGCCCTGATCCTGGGCAACGAGGAAGAGGGGCTGCCGCGGGCCACGCTGGACGCCTGCGACGCGGTGCTGACCATTCCCGGCAGCGGGCGGGTGCAGTCGCTGAACGTGGCCGCCACCGCCGCCATCCTCATCAACGCGCTGGCGGCGGGGCGGGTTTAG